ATGCCCGTATAGGCTCATATAGGGCGTCTGTTCGAGGCGCCGGTTATCCAGGACCAGTAATTTGCTGCAGGCCAGGGCGATGGCCGGTGATGCGAGCCGCTCCACCAGGTAGAGACACAGGTCCGAAAAAGCCGTGGCGCCGCCGGCGCAGATCACCTGGCCGTTATCGACCAGCAACTGGTCCACCTCCAGCCGTACGGCGGGGTAACGCTGACGGAACAGTGCCGCCGCTCGCCAATGGGTGGTCGCCGCCAGACCATCCAGCAACCCGGCTTCCGCCAGCACGAAGCTGCCGGTGCATACGCTCGCCAGCGTCACGCCCCGGGCCGCCGCAGACTGTAACCAACCAAACAGCGGCCGCGCCTGATCGAGTGAATGCTGTACGTAGTGATCCACGACCACCGCTTCCAGAGCCGATCCAACCACGATCAGGTCTGGCTTCAAGGCTTCCCTGTCCGCAGTAGGTGTGACCAGCGCACCGCTATAACCGCGGACGGGCCGATCGTCCGCGGTCACGATCTGGCAGTCGAATAGCGGCTCGCCGGACGATTTACGACCGCAGTAATTCGCCGTCGCGAAGAAATCCATCACACCATGGACACCGCTGGCATGGCAGTACGGCTGGGCAATAATTGCGACGCTAATCATGGCAACCTGACCTTTTTCGCACCTTATATGTCAAATATGACACTCCAGCCAGGTACCAGCAAGCCCTAACCTGACAGCGTCATCCATCGCCATCGAACCCTCGATCTGCAGGAGGCCATCATGACCATCCACGTGAAAACGCTGCCGGATAACGTTACTGATCAAACCCAAAGGTCGCCGGGCCGTCCCGATCTCAGGCAAACACTCATGCGCCTGGGCATGGATTGGTACGCACGCCTTTCGCCGGAAGGCGCAGGACGCCTGGTCAACCGCCAGTTCTTCAAACCGGGCCGGCTGCCGATGCCTTACCGTTACGAGAGCCTGCTGGATGTTGCCGACAGCCATACGCAGCTTCATCACGGCACCAACATCCTGCCGATCTACAGCTGGGGAGAAGGCCCGACGATTCTCATGGTTCACGGTTGGTCCGGCGCTGGCATCCAGTTCGGCGCCTACATTGAACCACTGGTGAAAGCGGGGTTCCGGGCTGTGCTATTCGATGCGCCTGCACACGGCCGGGCCCAGGGCTCGAGCACGAACCTCTACGAGATCGCCGAAGTGGTGAAGCGAGTCGGCGTGAACCATGGACCGGTTCACGGCATCATCGCCCATTCCATGGGTAGCGTTGCGGCAGCACGTGCGATCAGTCGCGGTCTGGACGTCAGGAACCTGGTGATGCTGGCCCCGCCCTCCGACCTGCAAACCGTTGTCCATGGGCTGGGCAGGCGCCTGAAGCTTCCTGCCAACGTACTGCAGGTTCACAAGCGCCTGATCGAGGAGCGCTTCGGCACCGACGTTTGGTCGGAGCTGTCGCTGGTTCGACTCGCCGGGCAACTCACCCAGCGTGGTTTGGTCGTCATCGACAGCGACGACCGCGACGTACCGCCGGCCCAAAGCCACGAGGTGCATCTCGCCTGGCCGGGCGGCCATGTGCTCCATACCCGGGGCCTGGGGCATCACCGGATGTTATGGAATCCTGACGTGGTGAAAGCGGTGATCGGTGCAGTCGCCTCACCGGCTTGAGGACTGCAGGTAGGCAAGGGCTTAAAGGGGAAGTCTCAAAGAAGCGATGCGGTGTCTCAGGCGGATACCTCCTTCAGGACTCGCTCCAGCATAGGGTCCTTGCCGTCTTCCCGCCCCCTGCGCCCCAGGAACGGCAGGCGTATGTGCGGGGGAATGCCCGTATCTTCGTAGACCTGGCCGTCGAACGCTTCATAAACCTCGTTGGAGAGGGTGAAGTGCCAGCCGTTGGGCAGGTGGCGCTCCAGCGTGTCGGAGAGGATACCGTGGGTCGGGTCACCGATGAGGGTCAGACCTGGGCGCTGCAACAGTGACAGCACGAAGATTTCAGCAGCACTGGCGGTGAGTTCACTGGTCAGCAGATAGAGGTTACCGCGATAGCTGCCGGAGCCCGCTGGGTCGACATAGACCGGTTGCTTGCCGGTAAAGCCAGTGACCTTGCGGGCATACTTGCTGAAGGCCAGACGCTTGCGATCGAGCAGGTAAGCGGCGATGCGCAGGGCGACACCGTCGTAGCCGCCGCCATTGGTTCGGATATCCACCACCAGGTTGGGTAGCCCACCCAGATCCGCCAGCACCTGCTGCATCACCCGGTCCGTGACCCTGATGTCATCGGCCGGGTGACCGATACGCCCGCACAGGCCGGCCATGGCGCGGATATTGAGATAGCCCGTGGACGGGCCCAGACGCCCCCACTCCATCAACCTGGCCGCCCCGTGCTCGACGCCTTTCATCAGGTATTCTTCGTGGATTACTTCCCGCAGCCAGGCTTTCAGGTCGTCCAGGTAGGTGGCCAGTTCCCGCCCATCGCTGGAGGCTTCCAGTTCCCGTTCCAGCCGGTTATACAGCGAAGGGAGAGCACCGGCACTGAAGTGCCCCCAGGGCGAATGTAGGCGAATATGGCCGTCCCTGAGCGGCCGCAACATCGCCGCCAGGTTGGAAAACAGGGCTTCCCGTGAACTACGACGGTGGACCTTCGGACGAAAGCGCTGATAGCTCTCGTGCCAATCCACGCCCTTGAGGTCGAACAGGGCGTAGTGTTCGTCGAACGTCCGCCAGAAAACCTCGAAATTGAAGACCGGATCCCGGGCCTCAT
The window above is part of the Marinobacter nanhaiticus D15-8W genome. Proteins encoded here:
- a CDS encoding alpha/beta fold hydrolase gives rise to the protein MTIHVKTLPDNVTDQTQRSPGRPDLRQTLMRLGMDWYARLSPEGAGRLVNRQFFKPGRLPMPYRYESLLDVADSHTQLHHGTNILPIYSWGEGPTILMVHGWSGAGIQFGAYIEPLVKAGFRAVLFDAPAHGRAQGSSTNLYEIAEVVKRVGVNHGPVHGIIAHSMGSVAAARAISRGLDVRNLVMLAPPSDLQTVVHGLGRRLKLPANVLQVHKRLIEERFGTDVWSELSLVRLAGQLTQRGLVVIDSDDRDVPPAQSHEVHLAWPGGHVLHTRGLGHHRMLWNPDVVKAVIGAVASPA
- a CDS encoding S41 family peptidase, which produces MVLAESLDESAGIADFKALQGVWRSRGYGKVLLIEPDEYTLFEETAISCQETFTGSLDELALYYDDLRVSPGEQTFSAHRVTGVARIHFRRLKALPPTAAATRMHEARDPVFNFEVFWRTFDEHYALFDLKGVDWHESYQRFRPKVHRRSSREALFSNLAAMLRPLRDGHIRLHSPWGHFSAGALPSLYNRLERELEASSDGRELATYLDDLKAWLREVIHEEYLMKGVEHGAARLMEWGRLGPSTGYLNIRAMAGLCGRIGHPADDIRVTDRVMQQVLADLGGLPNLVVDIRTNGGGYDGVALRIAAYLLDRKRLAFSKYARKVTGFTGKQPVYVDPAGSGSYRGNLYLLTSELTASAAEIFVLSLLQRPGLTLIGDPTHGILSDTLERHLPNGWHFTLSNEVYEAFDGQVYEDTGIPPHIRLPFLGRRGREDGKDPMLERVLKEVSA
- a CDS encoding GlxA family transcriptional regulator, which gives rise to MISVAIIAQPYCHASGVHGVMDFFATANYCGRKSSGEPLFDCQIVTADDRPVRGYSGALVTPTADREALKPDLIVVGSALEAVVVDHYVQHSLDQARPLFGWLQSAAARGVTLASVCTGSFVLAEAGLLDGLAATTHWRAAALFRQRYPAVRLEVDQLLVDNGQVICAGGATAFSDLCLYLVERLASPAIALACSKLLVLDNRRLEQTPYMSLYGHKTHQDKAIHKAQAWMEEHYADVVVIDAVAGIAGLGTRTFKRRFREATGESPIHYLQQLRVEAAKHLLESSIEQTAQIIWRVGYEDASSFRRLFKRTVGCTMEQYRKRFSYVVPVASAGSGRMTAQA